From one Mesomycoplasma ovipneumoniae genomic stretch:
- a CDS encoding GxxExxY protein translates to MEKPICVVFDFTTDYWGRRLRPITANYEIVKNIFCVAASRGKEKIIFLEPDEDETTLLNEEFIKESKNFAKLNTDLSWMSDMFDHKYDIDLQDMLKMLDVKKIKTEDTTEIKAQTHDDLIDLTPCIGKFLEASYFDGWDIEKEISFFINYIEQRHKNQPAKVKKLKQDYEDYISERDSIKDLILFLVYLETKQERYIKQASPDFVDDNAVDQMHKRLSKVLEKDEIIQQECSLEFSDNNVKIKAQGIADVIKDDIVYELKFVSDLMTAHFLQTASYMLALEKEKGILWNIRNNEMHEIRIKNREEFSEKLAETISKGVYKPKSQREFEESDGSN, encoded by the coding sequence TTGGAAAAACCTATTTGTGTTGTTTTTGATTTTACCACAGACTATTGAGGAAGACGCTTAAGGCCAATTACAGCAAATTATGAAATTGTAAAAAATATATTTTGTGTAGCGGCAAGCAGAGGGAAAGAAAAAATTATCTTTTTAGAACCAGATGAAGACGAAACCACACTATTAAATGAAGAATTCATCAAAGAATCCAAGAATTTTGCAAAATTAAACACTGATTTATCTTGAATGTCTGATATGTTTGATCACAAATATGATATTGATCTTCAAGATATGTTAAAAATGCTTGATGTAAAAAAAATTAAAACTGAAGATACAACTGAAATAAAAGCGCAAACACACGATGATTTAATTGATCTTACACCATGTATAGGGAAATTTCTTGAAGCATCTTATTTCGACGGTTGGGATATAGAAAAAGAAATTAGTTTTTTTATCAACTATATTGAACAACGTCATAAAAACCAACCAGCAAAAGTAAAAAAGTTAAAACAGGACTATGAAGATTATATTAGTGAAAGAGATTCGATAAAAGATTTAATACTCTTTCTTGTTTATTTGGAAACAAAACAAGAAAGATACATTAAACAAGCATCACCTGATTTTGTAGATGATAATGCTGTTGATCAAATGCATAAAAGATTATCAAAAGTGCTTGAAAAAGACGAGATAATTCAACAAGAATGTTCATTGGAATTTAGTGATAATAATGTTAAAATAAAAGCTCAGGGAATTGCCGATGTTATCAAGGATGATATAGTTTATGAACTTAAATTTGTTAGCGATTTAATGACTGCTCATTTTTTACAAACCGCTTCATATATGCTAGCCTTAGAAAAGGAAAAAGGTATATTGTGGAATATTCGAAATAACGAAATGCACGAAATTAGAATCAAAAATCGAGAAGAATTTAGTGAAAAACTTGCAGAAACAATTTCAAAAGGAGTTTATAAACCTAAAAGTCAAAGAGAATTTGAGGAATCAGATGGAAGCAATTAA
- a CDS encoding AAA family ATPase — MKGENILVDACIGSGKTSVIQVLCDKFPIDKKILYLTYNRLLKVEAKNKIKNKNVTVQNYHGFAYGLLKKEGINSSSADAVKIFLENNISVGTYDVLLIDEYQDITDEISLLLEKIKERNPNIQIVAVGDMNQKIYDNTKLNVTDFIDKFLGSYKKISLTFSFRMPKEHANMLGRIWDKTINGVNENCQIQYMELEEIKEFLATQKPGDILCLGPRVNDEMTEVLNYLEENHSDIFNKKTVYASIRERDANLSPKKIQLFLQHMIAQKDWKNLFVLFLILPQTIEEDA, encoded by the coding sequence ATTAAAGGGGAAAATATTCTAGTTGATGCTTGTATTGGAAGTGGAAAAACATCAGTAATTCAGGTTCTCTGCGACAAATTTCCTATTGATAAAAAAATTTTGTACTTAACTTACAATAGGCTATTAAAAGTTGAAGCTAAAAATAAGATAAAAAACAAAAATGTTACGGTACAAAACTACCACGGATTTGCATACGGACTTTTGAAAAAAGAAGGCATTAATTCTTCTTCTGCAGATGCAGTTAAAATATTTTTAGAAAACAACATTTCTGTTGGCACTTATGATGTTCTGCTAATTGATGAATACCAAGATATTACTGATGAAATATCTTTGTTATTGGAAAAAATAAAAGAAAGAAATCCTAATATACAAATTGTTGCTGTTGGGGATATGAATCAAAAAATTTACGATAATACAAAATTAAATGTCACTGATTTTATTGATAAGTTTTTAGGATCATATAAAAAAATTAGCTTAACATTTTCCTTTAGAATGCCAAAAGAACACGCTAATATGTTGGGTCGAATTTGGGATAAAACAATTAATGGAGTCAACGAAAATTGTCAAATCCAATATATGGAACTGGAAGAAATTAAGGAATTTTTGGCTACACAAAAACCTGGTGATATCTTATGTTTAGGGCCTCGAGTTAATGATGAAATGACAGAAGTGTTAAATTATCTTGAAGAAAATCATAGTGATATTTTTAATAAAAAAACCGTTTATGCTTCTATAAGAGAAAGAGACGCAAATTTGTCTCCTAAAAAAATTCAGCTATTTTTACAACATATGATAGCTCAAAAGGATTGGAAAAACCTATTTGTGTTGTTTTTGATTTTACCACAGACTATTGAGGAAGACGCTTAA
- a CDS encoding IS3 family transposase, which translates to MSRHFKKDEFDMIYKIYNEFGLKQTINYINDISPDTNFITRDQLVRRIKKIIRYYNNGMQDQLLDKKGARRKPGSGKPKKQIEPDWNEFTKEELIEIAKRYYETNKDKSKSGKLSEAKTLNIPYSKSAKIFNVCRQSVAKSKTRVIKVKEHKNDAIIKKSFLDNKGRYGRLRLSAYISMKYNIYINPRSLGRHLKRLNLVCKIRKRRRKSEIKNTKFALPDIVKRDYNDKLNRNIFATDVTYIKAPRDVKENHVFLSVIIEHKTKKIRDFKLSLSNDLNLVMDNIKTFRSIDKDFVIHSDHGFQYTSKVYIDKINKMGGTVSLSCIGNSLDNREAEYWFSIIKSECLNELNYSKITFEDLKKIIADYIFWYNNYRIQSILNWKTPQQYAMML; encoded by the coding sequence ATGTCAAGACACTTTAAAAAGGACGAGTTTGATATGATTTATAAAATTTACAATGAATTTGGATTAAAACAAACAATAAATTATATAAATGATATTTCGCCAGATACAAATTTTATAACCAGAGATCAACTAGTTCGAAGAATCAAAAAAATTATTAGATATTATAATAATGGTATGCAAGACCAATTATTAGATAAAAAGGGTGCAAGGAGAAAGCCAGGGAGTGGCAAACCTAAAAAACAAATTGAACCCGATTGAAACGAATTTACAAAAGAAGAATTAATAGAAATAGCTAAGAGATATTACGAAACCAACAAAGATAAATCAAAATCAGGAAAACTTAGTGAAGCCAAAACACTAAATATTCCCTACAGCAAATCTGCAAAAATTTTTAATGTATGTAGACAATCAGTGGCAAAATCTAAAACTAGAGTTATAAAAGTAAAAGAGCACAAAAATGACGCAATAATTAAAAAATCCTTTCTTGATAACAAAGGTAGATATGGTCGGCTAAGGTTGAGTGCTTATATTTCTATGAAATATAATATTTACATTAACCCTCGAAGTCTTGGAAGACATTTAAAAAGATTGAATTTAGTATGCAAAATTAGAAAACGAAGAAGAAAGAGCGAAATTAAGAACACCAAATTCGCACTTCCGGATATTGTTAAACGCGACTACAATGATAAATTAAATAGAAATATTTTTGCTACTGATGTTACATATATAAAAGCTCCCAGAGATGTTAAGGAAAACCATGTATTTTTGTCTGTAATAATTGAGCATAAAACTAAAAAAATCAGAGATTTTAAATTATCACTAAGCAATGATCTTAATTTAGTTATGGATAATATAAAGACATTCAGGTCTATTGATAAAGATTTTGTTATTCATTCGGACCATGGATTTCAATACACTTCAAAAGTCTATATTGACAAAATAAATAAAATGGGAGGAACTGTTTCGTTGTCTTGCATAGGAAATTCTTTGGATAATAGGGAGGCTGAATATTGATTTTCAATTATAAAAAGTGAATGCTTAAACGAGTTAAACTACAGCAAAATAACTTTTGAAGATCTGAAAAAAATAATTGCAGATTATATATTTTGATACAACAATTATAGAATTCAATCGATTTTAAATTGAAAAACACCACAGCAATATGCTATGATGTTATAA
- the glyA gene encoding serine hydroxymethyltransferase, translating into MYKKINIKDQQISELINLESQRQNDQIELIASENYASEDVLSANGTSLSNKYGEGYPGKRYYGGCEFIDKIELIAIERAKQLFGTKFANVQPYSGSSANSAVFAALLKPGDKILGLDLSSGGHLTHGYKVNFSGIFYTGISYFLDKNETLDYDEIEKIAVQTRPNLIICGYSAYSGLIDFVRFRQIADKVGAYLLADIAHIAGLIAAGVHPSPVGIAHVITSTTQKTLRGPRGGLILTDIEEIANKIDKIVFPGIQGGPLFNTIAAKAVAFNEALQPWFKDYCQQIVKNAAFFANEFAKKGARIVSGKTQNHLFIVDVKKTYDLTGKQAQILLESVNIITNKNTIPNDTLSPFVTSGIRFGTPAMTSRGFKEKEFAILAEIIDFVLRKKNLNPSEIEEIKLKIQELTKKFPVKSSYWI; encoded by the coding sequence ATGTACAAGAAAATTAATATTAAAGATCAACAAATTTCTGAGCTAATTAATTTAGAAAGTCAAAGACAAAACGACCAAATTGAGCTAATTGCCAGTGAAAATTATGCCTCCGAAGATGTCCTAAGCGCAAATGGAACAAGTTTGAGCAATAAATATGGCGAAGGTTATCCTGGAAAACGCTATTATGGTGGTTGCGAGTTCATTGACAAAATTGAATTAATTGCAATTGAGCGTGCAAAGCAACTTTTTGGAACAAAATTTGCAAATGTCCAACCCTATTCGGGCTCAAGTGCAAATTCAGCCGTTTTTGCCGCACTTTTAAAACCTGGAGACAAAATTCTTGGCCTTGATTTAAGTTCAGGCGGCCATTTAACTCACGGATATAAAGTTAATTTTTCCGGAATTTTTTACACCGGAATTAGCTATTTTCTTGACAAAAATGAAACTCTTGATTATGATGAAATTGAAAAAATAGCTGTTCAGACTAGGCCAAATTTAATAATTTGTGGCTATTCGGCTTATTCAGGTTTGATTGATTTTGTCCGTTTTCGACAAATTGCCGACAAGGTCGGAGCCTATTTACTGGCTGACATTGCTCATATTGCCGGCCTTATTGCTGCAGGCGTGCATCCTTCGCCAGTTGGAATTGCGCACGTAATAACATCAACAACCCAAAAAACTCTGCGCGGACCTCGAGGTGGCTTGATTTTAACAGACATTGAAGAAATTGCAAATAAAATTGACAAAATTGTTTTCCCTGGAATTCAAGGTGGTCCACTTTTTAATACAATTGCCGCAAAAGCTGTTGCATTTAACGAAGCTCTACAGCCTTGATTTAAAGATTATTGTCAGCAAATCGTTAAAAATGCCGCTTTTTTTGCAAATGAATTTGCAAAAAAAGGTGCAAGAATTGTCTCAGGAAAAACTCAAAATCACCTTTTTATTGTTGATGTTAAAAAAACCTATGATCTAACAGGTAAACAAGCACAAATTTTACTTGAATCAGTAAATATTATTACAAATAAAAACACAATTCCAAATGATACTCTAAGTCCTTTTGTAACTTCAGGAATTCGTTTTGGCACTCCAGCGATGACTTCTCGCGGTTTTAAGGAAAAAGAATTTGCTATTCTTGCTGAAATTATTGATTTTGTCTTGAGAAAGAAAAATTTAAATCCTAGTGAAATTGAAGAAATTAAACTAAAAATTCAGGAATTAACAAAAAAATTTCCGGTTAAGTCTAGTTACTGGATTTAA
- the secDF gene encoding protein translocase subunit SecDF, translating to MKIRSFFARLFSLNSWKRFFLAFLTFSFLGSGVFLVSNYYISQNINRSIEYGGGAEVLVQVKTLDGKIPSSKVVQEADSAIFQRLTGGANLNGTNVFTEGEGRIRISRNKISNNRELEQFIDEIVNKPTLTITDVNTNPLFFDGKFATNLSLENGDESNWLVPFAPGSALSQPNPQNPSSNQVLIELKDNNAQLEWTKATEHISKLPRGQNRILIWSNISELKKIAQEKFPLQWERANKNIYNFLHVGEKTTPDFLPDRKILQPSLKKFQIDAKRYLISDATVSQALNGKSFVITGNFSPQEAKQLALDINYGTADYKLDFLSASFVSKTKSESAFIAGWIAIGLAIAIISLFLIVNYGVLGIVATVSLSLYVFLTLLFFTIVRGEYSPITISALVVGIGMNIDANVISFELFKSRIYAGNSAIKANSQANRTSFNAIIDSNVTTLIAALVLFFFGTKNVKSFSITLIFSIVFTLIVTIGFTKFFTSFILKADYFQKSNRFWLLGIKNYYLKKYERGYQSVYSRINYEKIYKYSRWTPLVLFVGSLVVFATFAGIYKSFGSGFNLAIDFSGGTNLLIETSNSSFDLINQEKANKIIDFLNSHNINSTNSQIILNPLNESSSVFNIEVKTQLDLASRLSTLNSEIQSNFSNIRMTNYSISNEEAQKLIFNAILSVGLALVFVSIFTLIRFKWTFSFAIILSQLFNVLMVFSVIIITRIQISQNLVVAILTLIGYTVNDTIVVFDRIKTKFSETNHVDVYKSEKINQISLEAIKDTAKRSIFTSLTTIFTIIVLMIFYESIDVVFSLTMLIGVIIGTYSSLFVATRIWNKLEAYRNYKKQKRINAKYWNIQKVHEQTFASINDYEK from the coding sequence ATGAAAATACGTAGTTTTTTTGCTAGGTTGTTTTCGCTTAATAGTTGAAAGCGTTTTTTTCTTGCTTTTTTAACATTTTCTTTTCTTGGAAGTGGTGTTTTTCTCGTTTCAAATTACTATATTTCTCAGAACATTAATCGCTCAATTGAATATGGTGGCGGTGCTGAGGTTTTAGTTCAAGTTAAAACTTTGGACGGAAAAATTCCATCTTCAAAAGTTGTTCAGGAGGCAGATTCAGCTATTTTCCAGCGTCTAACCGGCGGGGCTAATTTGAATGGTACTAACGTTTTTACCGAAGGTGAAGGACGAATAAGAATTTCACGTAATAAAATCTCAAATAATCGTGAATTAGAGCAATTTATTGATGAAATAGTCAATAAACCAACACTTACAATTACAGATGTTAACACAAATCCCCTTTTTTTTGATGGTAAATTTGCAACAAACCTTAGTCTTGAAAACGGTGATGAGTCAAATTGGCTAGTTCCATTTGCTCCAGGTTCTGCCCTTTCACAGCCAAATCCCCAAAATCCATCAAGTAATCAAGTATTAATCGAATTAAAAGACAACAATGCTCAATTAGAGTGAACTAAAGCCACTGAACATATTTCAAAATTGCCTCGTGGTCAAAACAGAATTTTAATTTGGTCTAATATTTCTGAACTTAAAAAAATAGCCCAAGAAAAATTCCCGCTTCAGTGAGAAAGAGCTAATAAAAATATATATAATTTTTTGCACGTTGGCGAAAAAACTACCCCTGATTTTTTGCCAGACCGAAAAATTTTGCAACCTTCACTTAAAAAATTCCAAATTGATGCAAAAAGGTATTTAATTTCCGATGCAACAGTTAGTCAAGCTTTAAATGGAAAATCCTTTGTAATTACAGGTAATTTTTCTCCACAAGAGGCAAAACAATTAGCACTGGATATTAATTATGGTACTGCTGATTATAAATTAGATTTTTTGTCAGCTTCATTTGTTAGCAAAACCAAGTCTGAGTCAGCCTTTATTGCTGGATGAATCGCAATTGGTCTAGCAATTGCGATAATTTCGCTATTTTTGATTGTAAATTACGGGGTTTTAGGAATTGTTGCAACAGTTTCGCTTTCACTTTATGTCTTTTTAACATTACTTTTTTTCACAATTGTTCGAGGTGAATATTCTCCAATAACCATTTCAGCGCTTGTTGTTGGAATTGGGATGAACATTGATGCAAATGTCATTAGTTTTGAACTATTTAAATCGAGAATTTATGCCGGTAATTCGGCAATAAAAGCAAATTCCCAGGCTAATCGAACCTCTTTTAATGCAATTATTGACTCAAATGTTACAACACTGATAGCTGCACTTGTTTTGTTCTTTTTTGGAACTAAAAATGTAAAAAGTTTCTCAATTACTCTTATTTTTTCAATTGTCTTTACACTAATAGTGACAATCGGATTTACAAAATTTTTCACAAGCTTTATTCTTAAAGCTGATTATTTCCAAAAAAGTAACAGATTTTGACTTTTAGGTATAAAAAATTATTACTTGAAAAAATATGAACGGGGTTACCAATCAGTTTATTCAAGAATTAATTATGAAAAAATTTATAAATATTCTAGATGAACTCCGCTTGTTTTGTTTGTAGGTTCCTTAGTGGTTTTTGCAACTTTTGCCGGAATTTATAAGTCTTTTGGTTCAGGATTTAATTTAGCTATTGACTTTAGTGGTGGTACAAACTTGCTAATTGAAACCTCAAATTCAAGTTTTGACTTGATAAACCAAGAAAAAGCTAATAAAATAATTGATTTTTTAAATTCACATAATATTAATAGTACAAATTCGCAAATAATTTTAAATCCTTTAAACGAGTCATCTTCTGTTTTCAATATTGAAGTCAAAACCCAACTAGACTTAGCTTCCAGACTTTCGACCCTTAATTCAGAAATTCAAAGCAATTTTTCAAATATTCGAATGACGAATTATTCAATTTCAAATGAAGAAGCACAAAAATTAATTTTTAATGCAATACTTTCAGTTGGCTTAGCACTTGTTTTTGTAAGTATCTTTACACTGATTAGATTTAAATGAACTTTTTCATTTGCAATTATTCTTTCTCAATTATTTAATGTTTTAATGGTCTTTTCTGTGATTATTATTACTCGAATTCAAATATCTCAAAATTTGGTTGTTGCAATTTTAACTCTAATTGGTTATACCGTAAATGATACAATTGTTGTCTTTGACCGTATTAAGACAAAATTTAGTGAAACAAATCACGTTGATGTTTACAAAAGTGAAAAAATTAACCAAATTTCATTAGAGGCAATTAAAGATACAGCCAAAAGATCTATTTTTACATCGCTAACAACAATTTTTACAATCATAGTTTTAATGATTTTTTATGAATCAATTGATGTAGTTTTCAGTTTAACAATGCTTATAGGTGTTATAATCGGAACATATTCTTCATTATTTGTCGCAACTAGAATATGAAATAAATTAGAAGCATATCGAAACTATAAAAAACAAAAAAGAATTAACGCTAAATACTGAAATATTCAGAAAGTTCATGAACAAACATTTGCAAGCATTAACGACTATGAGAAATAA
- the hisS gene encoding histidine--tRNA ligase: MKSFLNSSPKGTYDIVEQESEIFLKIRNIFFQYARKFNFSYIETPIFEYAEIFEKTSQDSDVVTKELYKFLDKSNRQLALRPEGTAPIMRAIWQHKLHQIEKKFFYFGPMFRYEKPQKGRFRQFYQAGFEITNYKPESFFLQVLEVILLVIKILENLKIQNYQLKINYLSNSQTREEYSKALSQYFEKYIDKLEPISKLRIKNNPLRILDDKIESSKDFVKLAPKISDFWSIDDKKNFNSIISIFEKFKINYVIDYSLVRGLDYYDEFVFEFIDTDKILGSKLTFAGGGCYNNLPQKFGMSNFKSIGVAFGIERLIEIFKSNSPTKFTNLDFYLIGFSQDEILKNFELAILLREQNFRVDLNKLPLSIKDGFQKAKKSSAKFAFFFEKDEQPGQISIKNLQTSINKVISLLNIDFKFLKTLIDGETHV, encoded by the coding sequence ATGAAATCATTCTTAAATTCAAGTCCTAAGGGTACTTATGATATTGTTGAGCAAGAAAGTGAAATATTCCTAAAAATCCGTAATATTTTTTTCCAATATGCTAGAAAATTTAATTTCTCATATATTGAAACACCCATTTTTGAATATGCAGAAATTTTTGAAAAAACTAGCCAAGATTCAGACGTAGTAACCAAAGAACTCTATAAATTTTTGGATAAATCAAATCGACAATTAGCTTTAAGACCTGAGGGAACTGCACCAATCATGCGGGCAATTTGACAGCACAAATTGCACCAAATTGAAAAAAAGTTTTTTTATTTTGGCCCCATGTTTCGCTATGAAAAACCGCAAAAAGGCCGTTTTCGTCAGTTTTACCAAGCCGGATTTGAAATTACTAACTATAAACCAGAGTCATTTTTTTTACAAGTTTTAGAAGTCATTCTTTTAGTTATTAAAATTCTTGAAAATCTTAAAATTCAAAACTACCAACTTAAAATTAATTACCTTTCAAATTCACAAACAAGAGAAGAATATTCTAAAGCTTTAAGTCAATATTTTGAAAAATATATCGATAAACTGGAGCCTATTTCTAAATTACGCATTAAGAATAATCCTTTGAGAATTCTTGATGACAAGATAGAATCTTCTAAAGATTTTGTCAAATTAGCCCCAAAAATAAGCGACTTTTGATCAATTGATGATAAGAAAAATTTCAATTCAATAATTTCAATTTTTGAAAAATTTAAAATTAATTACGTGATTGACTATTCTTTAGTTCGAGGGCTTGATTATTATGATGAATTTGTTTTTGAATTTATCGATACTGACAAAATTTTAGGCTCAAAATTAACTTTTGCAGGTGGAGGTTGTTATAATAATTTACCACAAAAATTTGGCATGTCTAATTTTAAAAGTATCGGGGTTGCCTTTGGAATTGAGCGTCTGATAGAAATTTTTAAATCTAATTCCCCTACTAAATTTACAAATTTAGATTTTTATTTAATTGGCTTTAGTCAAGATGAAATTCTTAAAAATTTTGAACTTGCAATTTTACTTCGTGAGCAAAATTTTCGAGTTGATTTAAATAAATTACCCTTGTCAATTAAAGATGGATTTCAAAAAGCAAAAAAATCAAGTGCAAAATTTGCTTTTTTCTTTGAAAAAGACGAACAACCAGGCCAAATATCAATCAAAAACCTTCAAACATCTATTAACAAAGTCATTTCACTTTTAAATATTGATTTTAAATTTTTAAAAACACTTATAGACGGAGAAACACATGTATAA
- the aspS gene encoding aspartate--tRNA ligase, translating into MYNSKNLSKEQIGNIVSIQGWVQNIRKIKSKTFVVIRDYQGIFQVIIDENTKKVDKYSKESVVRVEGILSLRSNPNTKIHNGDLEINAINFETLSFSQPIPFEIHNEAHANEDLRLEYRFLDLRREVMQKNLTFRYRIFHYIRSFLFENNFIEIETPILSKSTPEGARSFLVPTRQKGKFFALPQSPQIYKQLLMVSGFEKYFQFARVFRDEDLRKDRQFEFCQLDLEFGFSNFEQISNQIENLIKYLWEKIYSNSKIEFPRLDYDFVIDKYGTDKPDLRFENKLFSLDFLDGHDPLFQGKTRGIFLENVLISKPDYRIFSEKIRQHNANRLLYIHIESGKISYFSFKTDESALKSKLETWLLDNNYQNGTLFLISDNYQETSLALGALRNLLAQKYDLIINKNEFKFAWIINWPLFELDSNQQITSAHHPFTAPVAENIEFLDTDPIKVRAQSYDLVLNGFELGSGSIRINNSELQSKIFRILGLNQDQINLQFGSLLKAFNFGVPPHGGFAFGLDRLIMILLQTNSIRDVIAFPVNSKGLDLLLNSPSSINSESLSEYNIKISDIDKE; encoded by the coding sequence ATGTATAATTCAAAAAATTTATCCAAAGAACAAATTGGAAATATAGTTTCAATTCAAGGTTGAGTCCAAAATATTCGTAAAATTAAAAGTAAAACCTTTGTGGTAATCCGTGATTATCAGGGAATTTTTCAAGTAATTATTGATGAAAATACCAAAAAAGTCGACAAATACTCAAAAGAATCTGTTGTGCGTGTTGAAGGTATTTTATCGCTAAGAAGCAATCCAAATACAAAAATTCATAACGGCGATCTTGAAATAAATGCAATAAATTTTGAAACACTTTCATTTTCACAGCCAATTCCGTTTGAAATTCATAATGAGGCTCACGCTAATGAAGATTTACGTTTGGAATACAGATTTTTAGATTTACGTCGGGAAGTAATGCAGAAAAATTTGACTTTTCGTTATCGAATTTTTCACTATATTCGCTCTTTCCTTTTTGAAAATAATTTTATCGAAATTGAAACCCCGATTTTGTCAAAATCAACACCTGAGGGAGCAAGATCTTTTTTAGTTCCTACTCGTCAAAAAGGAAAATTCTTTGCCTTACCGCAGTCACCTCAAATTTATAAGCAACTTTTAATGGTTTCTGGATTTGAAAAATACTTCCAATTTGCGCGTGTCTTTCGTGATGAGGATTTAAGAAAGGACCGCCAATTTGAATTTTGTCAACTAGATTTAGAATTTGGCTTTAGTAATTTTGAACAAATCTCCAATCAGATTGAAAACCTTATAAAATATTTGTGAGAAAAAATTTACTCTAATTCAAAAATTGAATTTCCGCGGCTTGATTATGATTTTGTAATTGACAAATATGGAACCGACAAACCTGACTTGCGATTTGAAAATAAATTATTTTCTCTTGATTTTCTTGATGGTCATGATCCACTTTTCCAAGGTAAAACGCGTGGAATTTTTCTTGAAAATGTTTTAATTTCAAAACCAGATTACCGAATTTTTTCTGAAAAAATAAGACAACATAATGCGAACAGACTTTTATATATTCACATTGAATCTGGAAAAATTTCGTATTTTTCTTTTAAAACTGATGAATCTGCCTTGAAATCTAAGCTTGAAACTTGATTATTAGACAACAATTATCAAAATGGAACTTTATTTTTAATTTCTGATAATTATCAAGAAACATCATTAGCTCTTGGGGCTTTACGAAATTTATTAGCACAAAAATATGACCTTATTATTAATAAAAATGAATTTAAATTTGCCTGAATTATTAATTGACCGCTTTTTGAGCTTGATTCAAATCAGCAAATAACTTCCGCTCACCACCCTTTTACGGCGCCCGTTGCTGAAAATATTGAATTTTTAGATACTGACCCTATAAAAGTGCGCGCTCAATCTTATGATCTTGTGCTTAACGGTTTTGAACTTGGTTCTGGTTCAATAAGAATTAATAATTCTGAATTACAAAGTAAAATTTTTAGAATTTTAGGTCTTAATCAAGATCAAATTAACCTTCAATTTGGTAGTCTTTTAAAAGCTTTTAATTTTGGAGTCCCACCTCATGGAGGTTTTGCTTTTGGTCTTGACCGTCTAATTATGATTTTATTACAAACAAACTCAATTCGTGATGTTATTGCTTTTCCAGTAAATTCAAAAGGTTTGGACTTATTGCTAAATTCACCTTCATCAATAAATTCTGAGTCATTATCTGAATATAATATCAAAATTAGCGACATAGATAAAGAATAA